A single genomic interval of Helianthus annuus cultivar XRQ/B chromosome 6, HanXRQr2.0-SUNRISE, whole genome shotgun sequence harbors:
- the LOC110864733 gene encoding SPX domain-containing membrane protein At4g22990 isoform X2 — MVAFGKKLKELQIQEWKGSYIDYKLLKKKVKHYARQDEVDGPNREYVLHDFSLMLDEQIEKIVLFLLKHQGQLATRLSGLADRDDEYLSHGPNHDSIVELREAYREVGRDLLRLLFFVEMNAIGLRKILKKFDKRLGYKFTSYYVKTRANHPYSQLRQVFKHVGISAVVGSITRNLADLQDVDRRYVSIYDHPNIHISDPIIESIKAAEKRLLNSTDFLHYLGKHAFIMQDELPSPSSEEHIVNERYHFMSLLLNLVNTFLYMVNTYIIVPTADDYSLSLGAAATVCGVVIGSMAVAQIFSSVYFSAWSNKSYIRPLIFSSIVLLMGNTLYALAYDLNSIYVLLIGRLFCGLGSARAVNRRYISDCVPSKLRMKASAGFVSASALGMACGPALACLFQTQFKILWFTFNQDTLPGWFMAFAWFIYLLWLWLSFREPPLEKEDIVVQHETSGTTVEIGFSEPLLLDFGKNEEDEDQQQEDDDPSDELSEDNREPVTSIMSAYRLLTPSVKVQLIIYFMLKYAMEILLAESSVVTSYYFVWSTNNVAMFLAFLGLTVLPVSIFVGSYISNVFEERQVLLASEIMVCLGIVLSFHTIIPYSAPQYIFSALLTFVSAEVLEGVNLSLLSRVMSSRLSRGTYNGGLLSTEAGTLARVVADGTITLAGYWGMSELLNITLLPSLVICIATIIATSFTYNSLY; from the exons ATGGTAGCATTTGGGAAAAAGTTGAAGGAATTGCAGATCCAAGAATGGAAAGG ATCGTATATCGACTACAAGTTACTAAAAAAGAAAGTGAAACATTATGCTCGACAAGACGAGGTTGATGGCCCGAATCGCGAGTATGTTCTACATGATTTCTCTCTAATGCTTGACGAACAG ATAGAAAAGAtagttttgtttttattaaaacacCAAGGTCAACTCGCGACCAGGCTATCAGGTCTTGCTGACCGCGATGATGAGTACCTTTCACATGGACCGAATCATGACTCGATAGTGGAACTTAGAGAAGCATATAGAGAAGTAGGAAGAGATCTTTTAAGGCTATTATTTTTCGTTGAAATGAACGCTATTGGTCTAAGAAAGATTCTTAAAAAGTTTGATAAGCGGCTCGGATATAAGTTCACAAGTTACTATGTCAAAACTCGAGCAAACCATCCTTATTCTCAGCTCCGACAAGTGTTTAAGCACGTG GGTATATCCGCAGTCGTTGGATCCATAACTAGGAATCTTGCTGATCTGCAAGACGTGGATAGACGTTATGTATCAATTTATGATCACCCAAATATTCACATCTCG GATCCTATAATTGAATCAATAAAAGCAGCTGAGAAACGACTACTGAACTCAACTGATTTCCTCCACTATTTGGGAAAACATGCGTTTATAATGCAAGACGAGCTGCCATCGCCCTCATCCGAAGAGCATATTGTGAACGAAAGATATCATTTTATGTCACTTCTTTTGAACTTGGTTAATACGTTTTTGTATATGGTGAATACGTACATCATTGTCCCGACAGCAGATGACTACTCTTTGAGCCTTGGAGCTGCAGCCACGGTTTGTGGTGTTGTGATCGGATCAATGGCCGTTGCACAGATTTTTTCGTCGGTTTATTTTAGTGCATGGTCAAATAAATCGTACATCCGACCTCTTATATTCAGCAGCATTGTTCTTCTTATGGGCAACACCTTGTACGCCCTGGCTTATGATCTTAACTCGATATATGTTCTTCTGATTGGACGTTTGTTCTGTGG ACTGGGATCAGCTCGGGCTGTCAACAGGCGGTATATTAGCGACTGTGTGCCGTCAAAACTAAGAATGAAAGCGTCTGCTGGGTTCGTGAGCGCGAGTGCACTTGGAATGGCTTGTGGTCCGGCTCTTGCTTGCCTATTTCAGACACAATTTAAAATACTTTGGTTCACCTTCAACCAAGATACTTTACCCGGGTGGTTCATGGCATTTGCATGGTTCATCTATTTACTATGGCTATGGTTGTCTTTTAGAGAGCCACCACTTGAGAAAGAAGACATTGTTGTGCAGCACGAGACATCTG GTACCACCGTAGAAATTGGTTTTTCCGAGCCTTTACTTTTGGATTTTGggaaaaatgaagaagatgaagatcagCAACAAGAAGATGATGATCCTAGCGATGAGTTATCTGAAGATAACCGTGAGCCTGTGACATCTATTATGTCTGCATACCGACTGCTTACTCCATCTGTCAAG GTTCAATTGATTATATACTTCATGCTCAAATACGCTATGGAGATCTTACTTGCTGAATCGAGTGTCGTCACGTCATACTACTTTGTGTGGTCAACAAACAACGTCGCCATGTTTCTTGCTTTTCTTGGGCTGACTGTTCTTCCCGTCAGCATTTTTGTCGGGAGCTACATCAGCAATGTGTTTGAAGAAAG GCAAGTTTTGTTGGCTTCAGAGATAATGGTATGCTTGGGTATCGTTTTAAGCTTTCATACGATCATCCCCTATTCGGCACCTCAGTACATCTTCTCGGCTCTTCTAACATTTGTGTCTgctgaagttcttgaag GTGTGAACTTGTCCCTCTTATCGCGGGTGATGTCATCTCGCTTATCACGTGGGACCTACAATGGCGGGCTACTGTCAACTGAAGCTGGGACGCTAGCTCGAGTGGTTGCAGATGGAACGATTACACTTGCAGGATACTGGGGTATGAGTGAGCTCTTGAACATCACGTTACTTCCTTCACTCGTTATTTGCATTGCGACCATTATAGCCACTTCCTTCACTTACAACTCTCTTTATTAG
- the LOC110864733 gene encoding SPX domain-containing membrane protein At4g22990 isoform X1, which produces MVAFGKKLKELQIQEWKGSYIDYKLLKKKVKHYARQDEVDGPNREYVLHDFSLMLDEQIEKIVLFLLKHQGQLATRLSGLADRDDEYLSHGPNHDSIVELREAYREVGRDLLRLLFFVEMNAIGLRKILKKFDKRLGYKFTSYYVKTRANHPYSQLRQVFKHVGISAVVGSITRNLADLQDVDRRYVSIYDHPNIHISDPIIESIKAAEKRLLNSTDFLHYLGKHAFIMQDELPSPSSEEHIVNERYHFMSLLLNLVNTFLYMVNTYIIVPTADDYSLSLGAAATVCGVVIGSMAVAQIFSSVYFSAWSNKSYIRPLIFSSIVLLMGNTLYALAYDLNSIYVLLIGRLFCGLGSARAVNRRYISDCVPSKLRMKASAGFVSASALGMACGPALACLFQTQFKILWFTFNQDTLPGWFMAFAWFIYLLWLWLSFREPPLEKEDIVVQHETSAGTTVEIGFSEPLLLDFGKNEEDEDQQQEDDDPSDELSEDNREPVTSIMSAYRLLTPSVKVQLIIYFMLKYAMEILLAESSVVTSYYFVWSTNNVAMFLAFLGLTVLPVSIFVGSYISNVFEERQVLLASEIMVCLGIVLSFHTIIPYSAPQYIFSALLTFVSAEVLEGVNLSLLSRVMSSRLSRGTYNGGLLSTEAGTLARVVADGTITLAGYWGMSELLNITLLPSLVICIATIIATSFTYNSLY; this is translated from the exons ATGGTAGCATTTGGGAAAAAGTTGAAGGAATTGCAGATCCAAGAATGGAAAGG ATCGTATATCGACTACAAGTTACTAAAAAAGAAAGTGAAACATTATGCTCGACAAGACGAGGTTGATGGCCCGAATCGCGAGTATGTTCTACATGATTTCTCTCTAATGCTTGACGAACAG ATAGAAAAGAtagttttgtttttattaaaacacCAAGGTCAACTCGCGACCAGGCTATCAGGTCTTGCTGACCGCGATGATGAGTACCTTTCACATGGACCGAATCATGACTCGATAGTGGAACTTAGAGAAGCATATAGAGAAGTAGGAAGAGATCTTTTAAGGCTATTATTTTTCGTTGAAATGAACGCTATTGGTCTAAGAAAGATTCTTAAAAAGTTTGATAAGCGGCTCGGATATAAGTTCACAAGTTACTATGTCAAAACTCGAGCAAACCATCCTTATTCTCAGCTCCGACAAGTGTTTAAGCACGTG GGTATATCCGCAGTCGTTGGATCCATAACTAGGAATCTTGCTGATCTGCAAGACGTGGATAGACGTTATGTATCAATTTATGATCACCCAAATATTCACATCTCG GATCCTATAATTGAATCAATAAAAGCAGCTGAGAAACGACTACTGAACTCAACTGATTTCCTCCACTATTTGGGAAAACATGCGTTTATAATGCAAGACGAGCTGCCATCGCCCTCATCCGAAGAGCATATTGTGAACGAAAGATATCATTTTATGTCACTTCTTTTGAACTTGGTTAATACGTTTTTGTATATGGTGAATACGTACATCATTGTCCCGACAGCAGATGACTACTCTTTGAGCCTTGGAGCTGCAGCCACGGTTTGTGGTGTTGTGATCGGATCAATGGCCGTTGCACAGATTTTTTCGTCGGTTTATTTTAGTGCATGGTCAAATAAATCGTACATCCGACCTCTTATATTCAGCAGCATTGTTCTTCTTATGGGCAACACCTTGTACGCCCTGGCTTATGATCTTAACTCGATATATGTTCTTCTGATTGGACGTTTGTTCTGTGG ACTGGGATCAGCTCGGGCTGTCAACAGGCGGTATATTAGCGACTGTGTGCCGTCAAAACTAAGAATGAAAGCGTCTGCTGGGTTCGTGAGCGCGAGTGCACTTGGAATGGCTTGTGGTCCGGCTCTTGCTTGCCTATTTCAGACACAATTTAAAATACTTTGGTTCACCTTCAACCAAGATACTTTACCCGGGTGGTTCATGGCATTTGCATGGTTCATCTATTTACTATGGCTATGGTTGTCTTTTAGAGAGCCACCACTTGAGAAAGAAGACATTGTTGTGCAGCACGAGACATCTG CAGGTACCACCGTAGAAATTGGTTTTTCCGAGCCTTTACTTTTGGATTTTGggaaaaatgaagaagatgaagatcagCAACAAGAAGATGATGATCCTAGCGATGAGTTATCTGAAGATAACCGTGAGCCTGTGACATCTATTATGTCTGCATACCGACTGCTTACTCCATCTGTCAAG GTTCAATTGATTATATACTTCATGCTCAAATACGCTATGGAGATCTTACTTGCTGAATCGAGTGTCGTCACGTCATACTACTTTGTGTGGTCAACAAACAACGTCGCCATGTTTCTTGCTTTTCTTGGGCTGACTGTTCTTCCCGTCAGCATTTTTGTCGGGAGCTACATCAGCAATGTGTTTGAAGAAAG GCAAGTTTTGTTGGCTTCAGAGATAATGGTATGCTTGGGTATCGTTTTAAGCTTTCATACGATCATCCCCTATTCGGCACCTCAGTACATCTTCTCGGCTCTTCTAACATTTGTGTCTgctgaagttcttgaag GTGTGAACTTGTCCCTCTTATCGCGGGTGATGTCATCTCGCTTATCACGTGGGACCTACAATGGCGGGCTACTGTCAACTGAAGCTGGGACGCTAGCTCGAGTGGTTGCAGATGGAACGATTACACTTGCAGGATACTGGGGTATGAGTGAGCTCTTGAACATCACGTTACTTCCTTCACTCGTTATTTGCATTGCGACCATTATAGCCACTTCCTTCACTTACAACTCTCTTTATTAG